Proteins co-encoded in one Rhodopirellula bahusiensis genomic window:
- a CDS encoding BON domain-containing protein — MRCQLAERVEKALVKFGFSEVKASCDCTGDVEITGTVANPNDRALACAVVRTTPGVRTFSAKITVSESEFVRAKEGNHRVS, encoded by the coding sequence GTGAGGTGCCAATTGGCGGAGAGAGTCGAGAAAGCGTTGGTCAAGTTTGGTTTTTCGGAGGTCAAGGCGTCATGTGATTGCACTGGCGACGTTGAAATAACCGGAACCGTGGCAAATCCGAACGACCGCGCGCTTGCATGTGCGGTCGTTCGTACAACACCCGGTGTCCGCACTTTCTCGGCCAAGATCACAGTGTCGGAAAGTGAGTTCGTTCGAGCTAAGGAAGGCAATCATCGAGTTTCGTGA
- a CDS encoding thioredoxin family protein produces the protein MRKICLLTFGVLSVAMFGCDRSESPSANEKVRRNGVTPAQLTDANFQREVIESELPVLVDMWAPWCQPCIAMKPTIRELAAELSGEAKVAEVNIEENPFIKEKYNIDKYPMLLIFVDGKEAERLVGLKSKKYLNDALQVYIRDQTRAER, from the coding sequence ATGCGAAAAATCTGCCTATTAACGTTTGGCGTCTTGTCGGTTGCGATGTTCGGTTGCGACCGTAGCGAGTCGCCGTCGGCGAACGAGAAAGTTCGACGGAACGGAGTTACCCCCGCCCAGTTGACCGACGCCAACTTTCAACGCGAAGTCATCGAGTCCGAGCTTCCCGTCTTGGTCGACATGTGGGCACCGTGGTGCCAGCCCTGCATCGCCATGAAACCGACGATTCGTGAACTCGCGGCGGAATTATCCGGTGAAGCCAAAGTCGCGGAAGTGAATATCGAGGAAAACCCCTTCATCAAGGAAAAGTACAACATCGACAAATACCCGATGCTGCTGATTTTTGTGGATGGAAAAGAAGCAGAACGTCTGGTCGGGTTGAAATCGAAAAAATATTTGAACGATGCGCTCCAGGTCTACATCCGCGATCAAACGAGAGCCGAGCGATGA
- a CDS encoding cation transporter, with protein MSNVEKRQDDHEDGDERRTLIWVLLINFSQALLAGVVGFIAQSTGLLGAGLDNLGDSFVYFASLYAVGRSATAKSRVAKLSGILLVAMAIGLVADVIRRFISGSEPVGWAMIVVAIINATTNLVCLRLLRSHRDEGVHLNASWIFTTNDMIANLGIVLSGIAVIFFQSQVPDLVIGVIVAGIVVKGGFEILSNAKEAKQSDSAESAATEK; from the coding sequence ATGAGCAACGTCGAGAAGCGTCAAGACGATCACGAAGACGGAGATGAGCGTCGAACGCTCATTTGGGTGCTGCTCATTAATTTCTCTCAGGCATTACTGGCGGGGGTCGTCGGCTTCATCGCTCAGTCAACAGGATTGTTAGGCGCGGGGCTGGATAACCTCGGCGACTCGTTTGTCTATTTCGCTAGTCTGTACGCGGTAGGCCGTTCAGCGACCGCCAAATCACGAGTCGCCAAACTATCGGGCATTTTACTGGTTGCCATGGCCATCGGCTTAGTGGCCGACGTGATACGCCGATTCATTTCCGGCTCCGAGCCTGTGGGCTGGGCAATGATCGTCGTAGCAATCATCAACGCTACGACCAACCTAGTGTGCCTACGACTGCTTCGCTCACATCGAGATGAGGGGGTTCATCTCAATGCCTCATGGATTTTCACAACTAATGACATGATCGCCAACCTTGGCATCGTGCTATCCGGTATTGCCGTCATTTTCTTTCAGTCACAAGTTCCCGATTTGGTGATCGGAGTGATTGTCGCCGGAATTGTAGTCAAGGGTGGTTTTGAGATTTTGTCCAACGCAAAAGAGGCCAAGCAAAGCGATTCGGCGGAATCGGCAGCGACGGAAAAGTGA
- a CDS encoding cytochrome P450: protein MTQMPNNTFFDDTFALARDPYRFISKQCERHGSDAFETRLLLQKVICLRGEEAAKAFYDTSRFSRVSVAPSRIAKTLFGRGGVQGMDGEAHRHRKMMFMSLLTEDKIGGLTQLAREIWTRRVLQWSRMDQVVLYRQAQEVLTEAVCQWAGVPLDPADVDRRTRELAALFDFAGSIGPKHWWARIARKRNEAWLRGIVKQIRSGTYDPPEDTAAFIVANHRDLDGNLLDAQIAAVELNNILRPTVAVSAYIVHCAHALNEHPVIREQLRDGSPDDLHCFVQEVRRYYPFFPFAGAKVKESFAWHGYHFPSGRKVLLDLYGTNHDPRPWDQPESFRPSRFREWDGNPFTLIPQGGGDHFQNHRCPGEWIAIEQMKAATDVLVNGCSYEIPEQDLQIAMDRLPAIPADHFAMTNIRPLERTE from the coding sequence ATGACCCAAATGCCCAACAATACTTTTTTCGACGACACGTTTGCTCTTGCCCGCGATCCCTATCGTTTTATCTCCAAGCAATGTGAACGACACGGCTCGGATGCGTTCGAGACTCGTTTGCTTTTGCAAAAGGTAATCTGCTTGCGAGGCGAGGAAGCCGCTAAGGCGTTTTACGACACCTCGCGTTTCTCCCGCGTCAGTGTCGCTCCGTCGCGAATCGCCAAGACGCTGTTCGGTCGCGGCGGGGTGCAAGGCATGGACGGCGAGGCCCACCGCCATCGCAAGATGATGTTCATGTCGTTGCTGACCGAAGACAAGATCGGTGGGCTGACGCAGCTTGCTCGCGAGATCTGGACTCGTCGAGTCTTGCAATGGTCACGCATGGATCAGGTCGTGCTTTACCGACAGGCTCAGGAGGTTCTCACCGAAGCGGTTTGTCAGTGGGCGGGCGTGCCGCTCGATCCGGCCGATGTGGATCGAAGGACCAGAGAGCTGGCAGCCCTTTTCGACTTTGCGGGCAGCATCGGTCCAAAGCATTGGTGGGCAAGGATCGCACGCAAACGCAACGAAGCTTGGTTGCGCGGAATTGTCAAACAGATTCGCAGCGGAACCTACGACCCGCCCGAGGACACCGCCGCGTTCATCGTCGCCAACCATCGCGATCTTGATGGGAACTTGTTGGACGCTCAGATCGCTGCGGTCGAGCTAAATAACATCCTGCGTCCAACCGTTGCGGTTTCGGCTTACATCGTCCATTGTGCGCACGCCTTGAACGAGCATCCTGTGATTCGCGAACAACTTCGCGATGGCTCCCCGGATGATTTGCATTGCTTTGTGCAGGAGGTCCGGCGTTACTATCCATTCTTTCCGTTTGCCGGAGCAAAGGTGAAAGAATCATTCGCGTGGCACGGTTACCACTTTCCGAGCGGTCGGAAGGTGCTGCTGGACCTATACGGCACCAACCATGATCCACGTCCTTGGGACCAGCCAGAATCGTTCAGACCATCCCGTTTTCGCGAATGGGACGGGAATCCATTCACCTTGATACCTCAAGGCGGCGGCGATCACTTCCAGAACCACCGCTGCCCCGGCGAATGGATCGCGATCGAGCAGATGAAGGCGGCCACCGACGTGCTCGTCAACGGATGCAGCTACGAGATCCCGGAACAGGATTTGCAAATTGCAATGGATCGACTTCCCGCCATTCCCGCTGACCACTTTGCCATGACGAATATCCGGCCCCTGGAAAGAACTGAATGA
- a CDS encoding cation diffusion facilitator family transporter, which produces MSDERNKLIRKGRNVEIASLIYNITEVAISLTAGFMTGSSALISWGVDSVVEGNSAAFMIWRLHGEQQGISARDIRKRKKIALSVLSGAFTIAVLFICYEAISKFISQETASMSWWGIGILLVSLVVNPMLAWGKYRYGKKTDSATLKYDAIDTMICEYQTVVVLIGIGLVQWQGWWWADPVAALLIVPYVAWEAYESGRDAWQVQIDEDDNDE; this is translated from the coding sequence ATGAGCGATGAACGAAATAAATTGATTCGCAAAGGCCGCAATGTCGAGATTGCCAGCCTGATCTACAACATCACCGAAGTGGCCATCTCACTGACGGCCGGGTTCATGACAGGCAGTTCTGCATTGATCAGTTGGGGTGTCGATAGCGTCGTCGAAGGGAACTCCGCCGCGTTCATGATTTGGCGTTTGCACGGAGAACAACAGGGAATTAGTGCACGGGATATACGAAAGCGAAAGAAGATCGCGCTTAGTGTGCTGTCGGGTGCCTTCACGATCGCCGTGCTGTTCATCTGCTACGAGGCGATCAGCAAGTTCATCAGTCAAGAAACTGCGTCGATGTCGTGGTGGGGCATTGGCATCTTGCTGGTGTCGTTGGTCGTCAACCCGATGCTGGCATGGGGCAAGTATCGCTACGGCAAGAAGACCGATTCGGCGACTCTGAAATACGACGCCATTGACACGATGATCTGCGAGTACCAAACCGTTGTCGTGCTGATCGGCATCGGTCTGGTGCAGTGGCAAGGTTGGTGGTGGGCCGATCCGGTGGCTGCACTGCTGATCGTTCCCTATGTGGCTTGGGAAGCCTACGAGTCTGGACGCGACGCATGGCAAGTTCAAATCGACGAGGATGACAACGATGAGTGA
- a CDS encoding heavy metal translocating P-type ATPase, with protein MTTMSDENNMELKILGMDCAEEVALIKRELVPLLGGDERLGFDLLSGRLTVDLDGVDVTSGDVLAAIERTGLRAETWENAQQSPDNQSFWASHQRAIMTAISGAFGGIGLVIHLLSGGFDEAVATPAIVCYLIGILAGLYLVLPKAWRALVTLRPDMNLLMSVAVIGAIAIGEWFEGAAVAFLFSLSLLLESWSIGRARRAIASLMDLTPPVAHLRDESGEVRDVVPADVPIGSTLVIRPGEKIPLDGEVTVGNSDVNQAPITGESVPVEKQVGSEVFAGTINGDGLLEMRSTKAAEDTTLARIIQMVGDAGSKRAPSEKWVEKFAAVYTPVVMAVALLMLLIPTLLLGQPWSVWIYRSLVLLVIACPCALVISTPVSVVASLAAAARNGVLVKGGVFIELPGKLVAIAMDKTGTLTKGAPEVIDVVPMNGHDEEELLTRAGALELNSNHPLARAIVDETKKRGMTMPPAESFETIQGKGATGVIDGKTYWLGSHRYLEQRGQETLEVRQQLEAMQEAGRTVVVIGNDEHVCGFITLADAIRDETREAIKTLHQVGIKRIVMLTGDNEGTAKAIGKESGIDEVHAELLPEDKVAEVEELVSRYEHVAMIGDGVNDAPALARASLGLAMGAAGSDAAIETADIALMSDDLSKLPWLIEHSRRTLSVIRQNIWFSLAIKALFVVLTLAGVASLWAAIAADMGASLLVIANGLRLLRS; from the coding sequence ATGACAACGATGAGTGATGAAAACAACATGGAACTGAAAATCCTCGGCATGGATTGTGCCGAGGAAGTTGCGCTGATCAAACGTGAATTGGTGCCGTTGCTCGGTGGTGATGAGCGGTTGGGTTTCGACTTGCTCAGTGGTCGACTAACTGTCGACCTCGATGGCGTTGACGTTACTTCCGGTGACGTGTTGGCGGCGATCGAGCGAACCGGATTAAGGGCCGAGACGTGGGAGAACGCGCAACAGTCCCCCGACAATCAATCGTTCTGGGCAAGCCATCAACGCGCGATCATGACCGCGATCAGCGGTGCTTTCGGCGGGATCGGGCTGGTGATTCATTTGCTCTCGGGCGGCTTCGATGAGGCCGTCGCAACGCCCGCGATCGTTTGCTACCTGATCGGAATTCTGGCCGGGCTGTATTTGGTGCTACCGAAAGCTTGGCGAGCACTGGTCACCTTGCGGCCTGACATGAATTTGCTGATGTCGGTCGCGGTGATCGGAGCGATCGCGATCGGCGAGTGGTTTGAGGGAGCGGCGGTCGCATTCTTATTCTCGCTGTCGTTACTGCTGGAATCATGGAGTATCGGTCGGGCGAGACGGGCAATCGCTTCATTGATGGACCTGACGCCGCCGGTCGCACACTTGAGAGACGAATCCGGAGAAGTCCGCGACGTTGTACCTGCCGACGTTCCGATCGGATCGACGCTAGTCATTCGTCCGGGCGAGAAAATACCGCTCGATGGTGAAGTCACCGTGGGCAATAGCGACGTCAATCAAGCACCGATCACCGGCGAAAGCGTGCCGGTCGAAAAGCAGGTCGGTAGTGAAGTGTTCGCCGGAACAATCAACGGTGACGGCTTGCTGGAAATGCGAAGCACCAAAGCGGCTGAAGACACGACGCTGGCCCGCATCATTCAGATGGTAGGCGACGCCGGATCGAAACGCGCGCCGTCCGAAAAGTGGGTCGAGAAGTTTGCGGCGGTATACACCCCGGTGGTGATGGCGGTCGCGTTATTGATGCTGTTGATTCCGACGTTGCTACTCGGGCAGCCTTGGTCGGTTTGGATCTATCGGTCGCTCGTGTTGTTGGTCATCGCCTGCCCATGTGCATTGGTCATCTCAACACCGGTGTCGGTCGTCGCATCGCTGGCCGCCGCTGCACGCAATGGCGTGTTGGTTAAAGGGGGCGTGTTCATCGAGCTACCTGGTAAGCTGGTCGCGATCGCGATGGATAAGACCGGGACGCTAACAAAGGGTGCTCCCGAAGTCATCGACGTCGTTCCGATGAACGGCCACGACGAAGAAGAATTGCTGACGCGTGCCGGAGCATTGGAACTCAATAGCAACCATCCGCTCGCACGAGCCATTGTTGATGAGACCAAGAAACGCGGCATGACCATGCCGCCAGCCGAATCGTTCGAGACGATTCAAGGTAAAGGGGCAACCGGAGTCATTGACGGAAAAACCTATTGGCTCGGTTCGCATCGTTATCTTGAACAACGCGGACAGGAAACCCTGGAAGTTCGTCAGCAGCTCGAAGCGATGCAGGAGGCCGGACGAACCGTGGTTGTGATCGGCAATGACGAGCACGTCTGTGGTTTCATCACGCTAGCCGACGCCATCCGAGACGAGACCCGCGAGGCAATCAAGACGTTGCACCAAGTCGGCATCAAGCGGATCGTCATGCTGACCGGCGACAACGAGGGCACCGCCAAAGCGATCGGCAAAGAGTCCGGTATCGACGAAGTCCATGCGGAGTTGTTGCCTGAAGACAAAGTCGCGGAGGTCGAAGAACTCGTTTCGCGATACGAGCATGTTGCGATGATCGGCGATGGCGTGAATGACGCACCCGCACTAGCCCGGGCTTCATTAGGACTCGCGATGGGAGCGGCGGGAAGCGACGCCGCGATTGAAACAGCCGACATTGCCCTCATGTCCGACGACCTGTCGAAGCTGCCTTGGCTGATCGAACACTCGCGACGAACGCTGTCCGTCATTCGCCAGAATATCTGGTTCTCTTTGGCAATCAAAGCTTTGTTCGTCGTGCTGACCTTGGCGGGAGTGGCATCGCTGTGGGCAGCCATCGCCGCCGACATGGGAGCTTCACTGCTGGTGATCGCCAATGGATTACGGTTGCTCCGCAGTTGA
- a CDS encoding fused MFS/spermidine synthase: MKHGANKSIHRTTTLLYGLFLISGATTLVYEISWTRQAGLLFGHTVLAGSVVLASLFFGLAIGYGVGSRLCQFGRPLRWFGGCEIMAAVWVLLVPSLFDALQSPVVLRWMNGESQAWQWFSRAGIGITIFLPATIALGATLPLMSQALTRVLGNPSRSAAIGYAWNTAGAMAGTLICTYLLLVRVGVSRSSFWAAGVGIGIGVLAIGLSRRDGMPPLNPIGGSVKGSRSAGPITMMTVAGLSGFITLALEILYTRLFSLVFHNSTYTFGNVVAVFLLSLALGSAIVARLVRRVRAETILFWCGVFGAITCCVTLALFVNVTRLGYYTAGDSFVEHLLRGFAMVLGFIVVPVTVCGMIFPATWQVLSDREATGRVIGTLAMGNAIGAALGSLSASFILLPTIGLWGGFLTASVLLIAVSILAWPRRQRYSSAAALTIGGLCIAMTAVAMPSWSMLGRDSDEVFMTRRESAYGWIDVTRSKERDAWYIRQNLHYRLGGTGGDAMRERRQARLPMLLHPDPQEVLFLGMGTGVTAAGAIHHQETERIEIVELIADVTAAARELGHRNDHVLDNDRVHVTTDDARHFLLGTEQRFDVIVSDLFVPWESQTGYLYTREHYVAAAEHLNDDGLFCLWLPVYQMGQREFTMIADTFATVFPETSLWWGKLDPSKPIIGLVGAMRPIEIDDSALAARLERLNRLPGGNDPQVAKLDDLRLAAIGDWPIQNVELLNLDEHPRVEFWTPQSLMAGKLLRGAWFAKFYDDVLAKLPTSDVSIDSGSFLGDAAEVQEGRQTQRFLLFGQ; the protein is encoded by the coding sequence ATGAAGCATGGAGCAAACAAGTCGATTCATCGCACCACGACGCTGCTGTATGGGTTGTTCCTGATTTCGGGAGCGACGACGCTGGTCTACGAAATTTCCTGGACCCGGCAGGCGGGGTTATTGTTCGGTCACACGGTGTTGGCTGGCAGCGTGGTGTTGGCGAGTTTGTTCTTCGGGCTTGCGATTGGATACGGCGTCGGTAGTCGGCTTTGTCAATTCGGACGTCCGCTGCGGTGGTTCGGCGGGTGTGAAATCATGGCGGCGGTTTGGGTGCTGCTTGTGCCATCGTTGTTCGACGCGCTGCAGTCGCCGGTGGTGCTTCGGTGGATGAACGGCGAGAGTCAGGCGTGGCAATGGTTCAGCCGCGCCGGTATCGGCATCACGATCTTTTTGCCCGCCACGATTGCACTCGGTGCGACGTTGCCATTGATGTCGCAAGCATTGACGCGCGTATTAGGCAATCCGTCGCGTAGCGCGGCGATTGGTTACGCTTGGAATACCGCCGGAGCGATGGCGGGAACACTGATTTGCACCTATCTGTTGCTGGTTCGAGTTGGCGTTAGCCGCAGTAGCTTCTGGGCGGCGGGCGTCGGAATCGGAATCGGTGTGCTTGCGATTGGTCTATCGCGGCGTGATGGTATGCCACCACTAAACCCTATCGGCGGCTCGGTGAAGGGGAGCCGCTCGGCGGGTCCGATTACGATGATGACGGTTGCGGGGCTGAGCGGCTTCATCACGTTGGCGCTCGAAATTCTTTACACGCGGCTCTTTTCACTGGTCTTTCATAACAGCACTTACACGTTCGGCAATGTTGTGGCGGTGTTCTTGCTGTCGCTGGCGTTGGGTTCGGCGATCGTCGCAAGGTTGGTCAGGCGAGTACGAGCGGAGACGATTCTGTTTTGGTGTGGCGTCTTCGGTGCGATCACTTGTTGCGTTACTTTGGCGTTGTTCGTCAATGTGACGAGGCTTGGTTATTATACGGCCGGTGACTCGTTCGTCGAACATTTGCTTCGCGGCTTTGCAATGGTGCTCGGTTTCATCGTTGTCCCCGTGACCGTTTGCGGGATGATCTTCCCTGCGACGTGGCAAGTTTTGAGCGATCGAGAGGCGACCGGGCGAGTCATCGGAACCTTGGCGATGGGCAACGCGATCGGAGCGGCGTTGGGGTCGCTTTCGGCCAGCTTCATTTTGCTGCCTACGATCGGATTATGGGGCGGATTTTTGACCGCGTCGGTGCTGTTGATCGCCGTGTCGATTTTGGCTTGGCCTCGGCGGCAACGATATTCGAGCGCGGCCGCATTGACGATCGGCGGGTTGTGCATCGCGATGACTGCGGTGGCGATGCCGTCTTGGTCGATGCTGGGGCGTGATTCCGACGAAGTTTTCATGACGCGGCGAGAGTCTGCTTATGGCTGGATCGACGTAACTCGCAGCAAAGAGCGCGATGCTTGGTACATCCGCCAGAATCTACACTACCGGCTCGGTGGCACCGGTGGAGATGCGATGCGGGAGCGGCGGCAAGCGAGGTTGCCGATGTTGTTGCATCCCGATCCGCAGGAGGTTCTGTTTCTCGGCATGGGCACCGGCGTCACCGCCGCTGGAGCGATTCATCATCAGGAAACCGAGCGGATTGAAATTGTCGAATTAATAGCCGATGTGACCGCTGCTGCACGGGAACTCGGCCATCGAAACGACCACGTCTTGGACAATGATCGCGTGCATGTGACGACGGATGATGCAAGGCATTTTCTATTGGGAACGGAACAGCGGTTTGATGTGATCGTTTCGGACTTGTTTGTGCCGTGGGAAAGTCAGACCGGGTACCTTTACACTCGCGAGCACTACGTTGCCGCGGCCGAGCATTTGAACGACGATGGACTGTTTTGCCTCTGGCTGCCGGTTTATCAGATGGGGCAGCGTGAGTTCACAATGATTGCCGACACGTTTGCGACCGTCTTCCCCGAGACCAGTTTGTGGTGGGGAAAGTTGGACCCGAGCAAACCGATCATTGGGCTCGTCGGTGCGATGCGACCGATTGAAATCGACGATTCGGCATTGGCGGCACGGCTCGAACGGCTCAACCGACTTCCCGGCGGCAACGATCCACAGGTTGCGAAATTAGACGATCTGCGACTTGCAGCGATTGGTGATTGGCCGATCCAAAACGTCGAACTGCTTAATCTGGACGAACATCCAAGGGTCGAATTTTGGACACCACAATCTTTGATGGCCGGCAAACTACTTCGGGGAGCCTGGTTCGCGAAGTTCTATGATGACGTGCTCGCCAAACTGCCGACGTCGGACGTTTCCATTGATTCGGGCAGTTTCTTGGGCGACGCTGCCGAAGTCCAAGAAGGTCGGCAAACGCAGCGTTTTCTATTGTTCGGACAGTAA
- a CDS encoding heavy-metal-associated domain-containing protein, translating to MVASVLTASVASSAEREKTNTVMTVGEMCGGCVKKITKRFDGVEGIAKVQCSIEKQSVTLTPKDRVRLSPKGIWEIMESIGKTPTKMVTPEGTFTSKPKK from the coding sequence ATGGTCGCCTCTGTTTTGACGGCCTCGGTCGCGTCGAGTGCCGAGCGAGAAAAAACGAACACCGTGATGACGGTGGGCGAGATGTGTGGCGGTTGTGTGAAGAAGATCACCAAGCGTTTTGATGGTGTGGAAGGAATCGCCAAGGTGCAGTGCAGCATCGAAAAGCAATCCGTCACGTTGACCCCCAAAGACCGCGTTCGGCTCAGCCCGAAAGGTATCTGGGAGATCATGGAGAGCATCGGCAAAACGCCGACGAAGATGGTCACGCCAGAGGGGACTTTTACTTCCAAGCCGAAGAAATGA
- a CDS encoding ABC transporter permease — protein MLLPWEYGVRNLARRPMRTALTLVALATVVMLVFVVVGFIRGLEQSLTVSGDEDVVLVYSVNSEENIENSSIAARTPSLLTASLDGAVKRFGITNVSPELYLGTRVKTNDGDGGLGLVRGVTLSAPLVRRRVKLIDGDWPGEGEVMVGRLAAAKLGSSDDAMAIGQSVEFEGRQWQISGRFAAGGAAYESEIWCKLGDFQTATKRQDLSLVAMLLSPQSSAAEVELFCKERTDLELRANRETDYYASLQQHYKPVRLLAWFVVVLVSGAGIFAGLNMMYGAVAGRIREIATLQAVGYRRRAILISLVQEGVLLAAAGSLLSGVIALTMLNGMAVRFTMGAFTIRIDSVAILIGCGVGLLLGVLGALPPALKALRAEVATSLKAV, from the coding sequence ATGCTTCTTCCCTGGGAATACGGTGTTCGTAATTTGGCTCGGCGGCCGATGCGGACGGCATTGACGCTCGTTGCGTTGGCAACGGTGGTGATGCTGGTCTTTGTCGTCGTCGGGTTCATCCGTGGTTTGGAGCAGTCGTTGACTGTGAGCGGAGATGAAGATGTCGTCTTGGTGTACTCCGTGAACTCGGAAGAGAACATCGAAAACTCGTCAATCGCCGCGCGGACTCCGTCTTTATTGACCGCCAGTTTGGACGGAGCCGTGAAGCGATTCGGGATCACGAACGTTTCGCCGGAGTTGTATTTGGGGACACGAGTGAAGACCAATGATGGCGACGGAGGTTTGGGGCTGGTCCGTGGCGTGACGTTGTCCGCTCCGCTGGTTCGCCGCCGCGTCAAGTTGATTGACGGGGATTGGCCAGGCGAAGGCGAGGTCATGGTGGGAAGGCTCGCGGCGGCCAAACTCGGTAGTTCGGACGATGCGATGGCGATCGGCCAGAGCGTTGAATTTGAAGGTCGCCAGTGGCAGATCAGCGGACGGTTTGCTGCAGGCGGTGCGGCCTACGAATCTGAAATCTGGTGCAAGCTCGGCGACTTTCAGACAGCTACCAAGAGACAAGATTTAAGCCTGGTGGCGATGTTGTTGTCGCCCCAAAGTTCGGCAGCCGAGGTCGAGTTGTTCTGCAAGGAACGCACCGACCTTGAGTTGCGAGCGAACCGAGAAACGGATTACTACGCATCGCTTCAACAGCACTACAAACCGGTGCGTTTGTTGGCGTGGTTCGTTGTTGTGCTGGTTTCGGGTGCCGGCATTTTTGCCGGATTGAACATGATGTACGGCGCGGTGGCTGGACGGATTCGCGAAATTGCGACGTTGCAAGCGGTCGGATATCGCCGTCGAGCGATCTTGATCAGTTTGGTTCAAGAAGGCGTTTTGTTGGCGGCAGCGGGATCGTTGCTGTCTGGCGTGATCGCACTGACGATGCTCAATGGCATGGCGGTGCGATTCACGATGGGTGCGTTCACGATACGCATCGACAGCGTGGCAATCCTAATCGGTTGCGGCGTTGGGTTGTTGTTGGGCGTCTTGGGTGCGTTACCCCCGGCGCTGAAAGCGTTGCGAGCCGAAGTCGCAACGAGTTTGAAAGCTGTTTGA